AAGGCCCTATGGAACCTGAGTGATAGAAATTTTTACCGGGCGCGTTCTGTGCACCGCGTTTTTGCCAGTCCCGGATAGACCCTTCATTAAGGATCGTATAGCCCGCGACATGGTTAAGCGCGTCCGCTTCAGAAATATTCCGACCGCGCGTGCCGATAACGACAGCAAGTTCAGTTTCAAAGTCTAACTCATCGGACACATCAGGTTTTTCGATGGCCTGTTCGTGCGCAGCAAAACTGCTCGCAACTCGAACAAACATACTCGGATGATTGAGAGGCTTTTTGATCTCTAATGTCGCGACGTAGTTTTTATAGTTTCTGCCGATGCAAAGAAATTTATCAGGTGCGGTAATTGGCAGTAGGAACTCGATATCATTGAGGTCGTGCTCAGGCGCATCGCCGCCGGAAATTTCCTTTACCTCGTCAAATGCCCCCGCGGCCAGAACCGCCTTAAGATCAGCCCATCTGTCAGAGGCAACGGCCCCAACATCAATGACTTTGGTTTCGTCAACCACGACGCCGTAGCTGGCTTTTCCATCAACCCTAAAACTTGCAAGTTTCATCGCCGCCTCCACTCAGCTAATTTAGTCTTTATCTTCATGCAAGGCTTGGAAGTGCTCAAAACGCGAGCGCCAAACGAAGTCCTTGTAGGCATGTTCGATGGCAGTGTGGACGAGCTGCGGGCGACCCCAGTTGAAATATTTCCAATCGTCGAATTTGGTTTTGGCATCTTCCATGCTGACGCCGCTGGTCACAAGCTCTGCGATGCGTTCCTGCAAAGTCACGAGGTAGTCGCGGTAGATCGCGATGCCTTCGGTTCCCACGCCGACGACAGGACTACCGTGCCCGGGTACGACTGTGTCGCAAGGGAAGTCCATAAGGCGATCTAAGATTGGCAGAATTCCTCCAAAGTCACATGTTTTGCAGCGGCCATGCATCCCGGAAAAAACCAGATCACCGGCATATAATAACTTCCGCTCTGGCAGATAGATGACCAAGTCGCCAGGGCTGTGCCCGTGCCCCATGTAAATCAATTCCATTCTCTCGCCGCCGGGTGTGAAGGTCGCGTGCTTCTCAATGCCAATGTGCGGGATCAATTCCTGAGGCGTGTCGATATCGCGGCCAAGTTCAGGGTTTCGGCCTCTCAGGTTATCGACCCAAACTTGGGCATTCATTTTTTTATGGATACTTGCGCGACATACTTCCGAGGCCAGAACCGTGGCCCCTTGGCGTCGAAAGAAATGGTTCATTGAAAAATGGTCGATGTCATCATGGGTATTGACGACATACTTGATGGGCGAAGGTTTGGTGACGTCGTTGATCGACTCCATCAGCGGCGCATAGTTCCGAATATATCCATCAATGAGGACCGAACCCTCAGGGGTTACGAGAATACCCTGATTGCCTTCCCCGCGCGGGCCAACTTGACAGTACGCATCATCCCCGAGTGCAACGAGGCCACCAATTTCTGGATCTATTGTCACATTCTTCTCCTCAGCAATATCTATATAATTTCGCAGAATTCCTTGAAATCTGGGCGCGGTAGTTTCTGGAACAAGCCACCCTCATCACCGTACCCTACATTGCATAAAAAATTAGATTTCAGGGTTGTGCCTTTAAAAAACTCTTCGTCTACAATGTTGTTATAAAAGCCCGAAATAGGTCCTACGTCCAGACCAATAGCACGTGTTGCGATCATAAAATACGCCCCTTGCAATGATCCATTTCGAAATGCGTCGGCGCTGGCCAGTTCCGGATTGTCTTCAAATAGATTTTTCATTTGTGGCGCGTGGGGAAAGAAACGCGGCAGGTTCTCATAAAATACCGAATCATAGGCAATGATGGCACAGGCGGGTGCGGTTAGAACTTTCTCTATGTTATTGCCGATCAAAGCGGGTTCTAACCGTTTTTTCGCTTCATCTGATCGCGCGAAGATCAGCCGCGTCGGGTGACCGTTGTTGGAGGTCGGGCCGGCAATCATCAGGCGATAGATGTCCTGAAGCTGCTCGTCGGTGACGTCTCGATCCTGCCAAGAATTGTGTGATCGAGCTTTTAGAAAAAGCAGGTTCAAGCCGTCCTCATCCAAACGGTCGACCTGTTGGCGCATTTCGCGAACTTCGCGTTGTGCGTGTTCTCGTGGATCAGACATGAAAGCTCCTGCAAAATATCCCGTTGGGTGCGAATAAAGTCGTGCTCCTCCATAATGTCAACTGAATAGGCCGACTATTGCTGTTGGCCCTATGCCCCATTCCCGGCATACTAACGTCTGCATTGAATTTTTTATTGATGGAGCTTCGACTTGCCCCGGACACTGGTGATCGACGACGACCCACAAACTGAGCCCTTGTTTCGCAAGCATTTATCCCGGCTTCGCGCGCAACGCCAAGATGAATTTATATTTGCCAATTCTGATAAAGAAGCGTTGGAAATTTTGGAAGCAGGCACAGAATTCGATATCGCATTGGTTGCCATTGATCGACAAGATATCAGCGGCATGGGCGTGTTTCAGCAGCTTAAGAACAGGTCTTTGCGGGTGCCACGGATTGCCTTGACGTCGGGTGAAAATTTGACCTTGATCCGCCGCGCCATGAACGACGGCGCAACCGACTTTTTGACCAAGCCTTTTTCATTTGCAGATTTCATTATGACCCTCAACCGGGTGACACGTGAGGTCGAACAGCGCCGCCGAAATTGGCGGGAGCGGGCGGAATTTTCGGCGCTCAGACGAGAAATTGACATTGCTGGTGACATTCAGCAGAAAATTTTGCCGCAACAGTATCCCGACCGACCAGGACTGGACATTCACGGTGGCATGCGTCCGGCCAAGCTGATGGGGGGCGACTTTTTCGATGTCTTCGATGTGGATGATGATCATATCGGGTTCGTCATCGCGGACGTTTCAGGAAAAGGCGTTCCGGCAGCCTTCTTCATGGCGGTCGCGCAAACCTTGCTGCGGTCCATCGCAACGGGAGGGACTGGCCCAGCCGAGAGTCTGGCATACGTAAACCGATTGTTGTGCGGCTACCATATCCCCGGCATGTTCGTGTCCGTGATTTATGGAACATTAAACCCATCCACTGGTGAAATTTGTTATGCCAATGGTGGCCATCAACCACCTTACGTAGGGAACGAAATTGGGGACCAACCCCGCTTGCTGGAAGGGGGCGGCGGCACGGTATTGGGAATTCTCGAAGACGTGGAATACTCGGAAGATACAGCTGTGTTGGCCCCTGGCGAATTCATATATTTATACACCGACGGCATTACCGAAGCTTTCAACACGGACCGGGTTCAGTTCTCCGAAGACCGTTTGGAACTAAGCCTCGCACGTCACGGCGGACAGGATGCAAAATCGTTGGTTGATGCCGTGGTTAGCGACGTCGAAGCCTTCAGCGCCCCCGCCGAACAACACGACGATATGACCAGCCTGACGGTACGGAGAATTTAATCACACGGTATGGTTTATTCCTTAGCGTCTAGGACCAGCTCGACTCTCCGGTTAATCGCTCGATTTTTTGGTGTGTCGTTCGGTGCAAGGGGCCGACTGTCTGCGTACCCGGTGGCGGTCATCCGGCTTGCGTCGATTTTCATATGCTCGATGAGGTAATGCACAACTGACGCTGCCCGGGCCGATGAAAGCTCCCAATTGGACCGGTATTTAAATGTTGAAATTGGTCGGTTATCTGTATGGCCAAAAACGGTAATATCACCTGTTGATTGAGGAAGATTTTGGGCGACTTTGTTGAGGGACTGTTTAAACTGTTCAGACAGTTCGACTTCGCCTATTGGAAAGGCTAGTTTTCCAGGAAATCGTACAATAATTTTTTCACCCTCTTGATGAAGGCTCACGGTGTTACTTTCTAGCTCTTTTGTTAGGGCGGATTTTAGCGTCTTTGTGACATCAGCCTGGTTCTCAGTTTTGTGTTTTGAAATTACTTTTTCCAGATCTACAGTAATTGAGGTCACGGGTTCCTGTTTCTCTTTTGGTTCGCTCTTAAGTATTGAGTCGGCTTTTTCCCGAGTTGTTTTGATGCCCTTTAACTCAATAAGACCCATCAGCCTAGTTTCGCGGTGCGTGCCAAATGCGTCTTTCATGGAGCCTGCCATCATGCGATAGCGCTGAGCATCCATTTCGGCGAAGCTCAGCATCAAAACGAACAGGCACATTAACAGCGACATCATGTCGGCAAACGTCACCATCCAGGTCGGTGCACCTGAGGGTTTCGAAGGTTCTTCTGGGACTGTATTGACAGTCATGCGGCCTCCGTGTCGACTTTTGGCTGCGCGTCTCCAACGCCTGCTTCTTCGTCATGTTTGTGGCGTTGGATGGTGGGCAGATAGGTTTCCAAGATACCCTCCAGAATCTTGGGGTTCTGTTTGGCGTAAATTTGCATGACGCCCTCGGTGATCAGGGACATCATCTGGCGTTCGTTCCTGGATTTAATTTCCAACTTATCGGCGATCGGAATGGCAACTAGGTTGGCGATCAATGCGCCATAGAGCGTCGTTAACAAGGCGATGGCCATGGCTGGCCCAATGGTTTTCGGGTCTTCCATATTGCTGAGCATCTGAACCAAGCCGACCAGCGTGCCGATCATGCCAAATGCAGGTGCGGATTCACCAATACCTCGAAAAATTGTTTCGCCTTCCTTGTGTCGGGCGATGGATTGCTCCATCTCACTGGTGAGCAATTTTTCGATCACCTCTCCGTCGTATCCATCGACACAGAGCTGAATTCCCTTGGCGAAGAATTCATTTTTTACCTCGGCACTTTCAAGCGCCAGGGTGCCGCCTTTTCGGACCATGCCAGCTAATTCAACCGCCAGATCAACCATTTCTTTGGGTGTTTCTTTTTCCGAAATGAAGGCGGCCTTCAGTCCCGTCTTTAAGGCGACGAAGACCCTTTTGATAGGGAACTTAATCAGAGTTGCGGCAAAGGTCCCGCAGACCACAATCAAAAAGCCGGACGCATTTAGAAAAACGTAAAAGTCGGACCCTGTTAAAATGGCGAGAGCAATGACCGAAATGCCAATTGCCAGTCCGAGGAGTGTTGCAATATCCATAATTGGGGCCCCTAGCCACAAAATTTCTTACAATCTATCCTTCGATCATACAGCGAGGGGGCTAGTCGCACTTTGACTCATGTCAAACGGGCAGTATTTGTTTTTTCGATAATTTTGAGGGAATTTGGCGCTAGCTGGATTCTGGTCCCGGGCCTTCGGCATGGAACCAGTAGATATCGCCTTCTATGGGGTCGCCGATGATATCAACCAGGGTTTCAGGATCAGTTTGGGAGACGGCTCGGTATCCCCATTCAGTTAATTGATCCCATGCCCATTGCAAGCTATCGCCTGCGCGTGTCAAGCTGTCGTCATTCAATTCAACCAAGATTGCGGGGTGTAATTTTCGGATCGAACTTTCGCCGCCCATCAGCACCCGAAGTTCCCAACCTTCGACGTCAATTTTAATAAAATCTAGTCGGTTGAGATTTTCTTTTTTGACCACATCGTCAATCGTGATGAGGGGGCATTCTTCTTCGAAAAAATCACCGGTCCAGCTGCTGTTGCCCAAAGTTGCGACGCCATACCGAAACGTGCCGGATTTCTTAAGAGGCGTTTTCAGGGTCAGAGTGCCGGGCGCATCGCTCAACCCGGCGTGGATCACCTTCACATGGCCGAGCCCGTTGGCAGAGATTACCCGGCGTAAGATAGAGCAGGAATAACTACTGGGTTCGAACGAAAAGATTTTTCCTTGCCGCGCGACCTTGGCAAACAATTTTGCATACTGTCCGCCATGGCCACCGACATCAAAAACAACGGCATCGTTGTCCAAAATTCTCCGCATGACCGGAAACAGATACTTATGATGCTGTTTGTAAATGCCTTTGAAGGCATGTGCGATATAAGACAGCTTGGCCCGAAACGGCAGATCAGCAAAACGGAATTGCGACATCGAAGCCCCGATTTCAAAGAATAATAAATGCGTCCCCGTGTAGCATTCTTAGGCTCATTTGGAAAAGGGTTATTCGGTTTGGCACAATCCTCTCTTCAACGTCCTTCGAGACGCACTCAAGAGAGCGCTCCTCAGGATGAAGTTGTTTATTTGTTTTGATGTCTTTTTAGGTGCTCACTTAACATCTTCTACCTTCATCCTGAGGCGTCGCGAAGCGACGGGACTCGAAGGACGCTCCCCACCCGCAACCCCTCCAACCTCTCCGATAAATCTTCAATCCTGTGCGCGACGATATGAGTAACAATACCTTGGCGTTGTAGGCGGCCGTGGATGCGGATCAGGCGGGCGCGGAGGACTTGGCGGCGGTAGGCTTCGAACTTATCCGCCCAGACGATGATATTGGCG
The Rhodospirillaceae bacterium genome window above contains:
- a CDS encoding fumarylacetoacetate hydrolase family protein is translated as MKLASFRVDGKASYGVVVDETKVIDVGAVASDRWADLKAVLAAGAFDEVKEISGGDAPEHDLNDIEFLLPITAPDKFLCIGRNYKNYVATLEIKKPLNHPSMFVRVASSFAAHEQAIEKPDVSDELDFETELAVVIGTRGRNISEADALNHVAGYTILNEGSIRDWQKRGAQNAPGKNFYHSGSIGPWMVTTDEIPDPSVLTIATRLNDAVMQEGSTDMMIYNIPFLISYFSQMTWLEPGDIIATGSPSGSGGSRDPQVWLKSGDRLEAEISQIGTLRNTVENQPS
- a CDS encoding MBL fold metallo-hydrolase, with amino-acid sequence MTIDPEIGGLVALGDDAYCQVGPRGEGNQGILVTPEGSVLIDGYIRNYAPLMESINDVTKPSPIKYVVNTHDDIDHFSMNHFFRRQGATVLASEVCRASIHKKMNAQVWVDNLRGRNPELGRDIDTPQELIPHIGIEKHATFTPGGERMELIYMGHGHSPGDLVIYLPERKLLYAGDLVFSGMHGRCKTCDFGGILPILDRLMDFPCDTVVPGHGSPVVGVGTEGIAIYRDYLVTLQERIAELVTSGVSMEDAKTKFDDWKYFNWGRPQLVHTAIEHAYKDFVWRSRFEHFQALHEDKD
- a CDS encoding malonic semialdehyde reductase yields the protein MSDPREHAQREVREMRQQVDRLDEDGLNLLFLKARSHNSWQDRDVTDEQLQDIYRLMIAGPTSNNGHPTRLIFARSDEAKKRLEPALIGNNIEKVLTAPACAIIAYDSVFYENLPRFFPHAPQMKNLFEDNPELASADAFRNGSLQGAYFMIATRAIGLDVGPISGFYNNIVDEEFFKGTTLKSNFLCNVGYGDEGGLFQKLPRPDFKEFCEII
- a CDS encoding fused response regulator/phosphatase, with the translated sequence MPRTLVIDDDPQTEPLFRKHLSRLRAQRQDEFIFANSDKEALEILEAGTEFDIALVAIDRQDISGMGVFQQLKNRSLRVPRIALTSGENLTLIRRAMNDGATDFLTKPFSFADFIMTLNRVTREVEQRRRNWRERAEFSALRREIDIAGDIQQKILPQQYPDRPGLDIHGGMRPAKLMGGDFFDVFDVDDDHIGFVIADVSGKGVPAAFFMAVAQTLLRSIATGGTGPAESLAYVNRLLCGYHIPGMFVSVIYGTLNPSTGEICYANGGHQPPYVGNEIGDQPRLLEGGGGTVLGILEDVEYSEDTAVLAPGEFIYLYTDGITEAFNTDRVQFSEDRLELSLARHGGQDAKSLVDAVVSDVEAFSAPAEQHDDMTSLTVRRI
- a CDS encoding OmpA family protein, whose product is MTVNTVPEEPSKPSGAPTWMVTFADMMSLLMCLFVLMLSFAEMDAQRYRMMAGSMKDAFGTHRETRLMGLIELKGIKTTREKADSILKSEPKEKQEPVTSITVDLEKVISKHKTENQADVTKTLKSALTKELESNTVSLHQEGEKIIVRFPGKLAFPIGEVELSEQFKQSLNKVAQNLPQSTGDITVFGHTDNRPISTFKYRSNWELSSARAASVVHYLIEHMKIDASRMTATGYADSRPLAPNDTPKNRAINRRVELVLDAKE
- a CDS encoding flagellar motor protein PomA (Homologous to MotA in E. coli and Salmonella. With PomB forms the ion channels that couple flagellar rotation to sodium motive force across the membrane and forms the stator elements of the rotary flagellar machine.) — its product is MDIATLLGLAIGISVIALAILTGSDFYVFLNASGFLIVVCGTFAATLIKFPIKRVFVALKTGLKAAFISEKETPKEMVDLAVELAGMVRKGGTLALESAEVKNEFFAKGIQLCVDGYDGEVIEKLLTSEMEQSIARHKEGETIFRGIGESAPAFGMIGTLVGLVQMLSNMEDPKTIGPAMAIALLTTLYGALIANLVAIPIADKLEIKSRNERQMMSLITEGVMQIYAKQNPKILEGILETYLPTIQRHKHDEEAGVGDAQPKVDTEAA
- a CDS encoding FkbM family methyltransferase is translated as MSQFRFADLPFRAKLSYIAHAFKGIYKQHHKYLFPVMRRILDNDAVVFDVGGHGGQYAKLFAKVARQGKIFSFEPSSYSCSILRRVISANGLGHVKVIHAGLSDAPGTLTLKTPLKKSGTFRYGVATLGNSSWTGDFFEEECPLITIDDVVKKENLNRLDFIKIDVEGWELRVLMGGESSIRKLHPAILVELNDDSLTRAGDSLQWAWDQLTEWGYRAVSQTDPETLVDIIGDPIEGDIYWFHAEGPGPESS